A portion of the Rhodococcus pseudokoreensis genome contains these proteins:
- a CDS encoding polyprenol monophosphomannose synthase yields the protein MESVAPKVTVVVPTYNERDNLPKIVELLAALAIPNLHVLVVDDNSPDGTGEVADTLAQSGPIPVGVLHRTVKDGLGRAYVAGMSRALSEGADIVIQMDADLSHPTEAIPRMVETLTTTDAAVVLGSRYVAGGAVASDWPWHRKALSAWANFYVNAILRLRVKDATAGFKAWHADTLRAIDVEGVQSNGYAFQVEMNYRVVQRGMTIAEVPIRFEERTDGVSKMSLAVQLESARVPWKLRFSRDAAQPSRVRG from the coding sequence ATGGAAAGCGTCGCCCCGAAGGTAACCGTCGTCGTCCCGACCTACAACGAACGCGACAACCTGCCCAAGATCGTCGAGCTTCTCGCGGCGTTGGCCATCCCGAACCTGCACGTGCTGGTCGTCGACGACAACTCGCCGGACGGCACCGGTGAGGTCGCCGACACGCTCGCGCAGAGCGGTCCGATCCCGGTCGGTGTGCTGCACCGGACCGTGAAGGACGGCCTCGGGCGGGCCTACGTCGCCGGCATGTCGCGGGCGCTGTCCGAGGGCGCGGACATCGTGATCCAGATGGACGCGGACCTGTCGCACCCCACCGAGGCCATCCCGCGGATGGTGGAGACGCTGACGACGACGGATGCGGCCGTCGTGCTCGGCTCCCGCTACGTGGCGGGCGGCGCGGTCGCCAGCGACTGGCCGTGGCACCGCAAGGCGCTGTCGGCGTGGGCGAATTTCTACGTCAACGCGATCCTGCGGTTGCGGGTCAAGGACGCCACCGCCGGGTTCAAGGCGTGGCACGCGGACACGCTGCGGGCCATCGACGTCGAGGGTGTGCAGAGCAACGGGTACGCATTCCAGGTGGAGATGAACTACCGGGTGGTGCAACGCGGCATGACGATCGCCGAGGTCCCGATCCGGTTCGAGGAACGCACCGACGGCGTGTCCAAGATGAGCCTCGCGGTGCAGCTCGAGTCGGCGCGGGTCCCGTGGAAGCTGCGGTTCAGTCGTGACGCAGCGCAGCCGAGCCGAGTACGCGGCTGA
- a CDS encoding SDR family NAD(P)-dependent oxidoreductase has product MSLGSKKNSGKPDDGVVLLLGGRSEIGLEIASRLAPGRRIVLAARRSTELAAERQALLDAGASAVDCVEFDADDLDSHEKLLRSVVDAHGPLSVAVLAFGILGDQARAERDARHAVAVVHTDYVAQVSVLTHLATLLREQRSGRIVVFSSVAGVRVRRANYVYGSAKAGLDGFASGLGDALHGSGVSLLLVRSGFVIGRMTEGMSPAPMSSTPGQVADAVVRGLRRGAGRVWVPGRLRPVFFVMRLLPQAIWRRMPR; this is encoded by the coding sequence GTGAGCCTGGGATCGAAGAAGAACAGCGGAAAGCCCGACGACGGGGTGGTACTCCTGCTCGGTGGTCGCAGCGAGATCGGCCTCGAGATCGCCTCCCGGCTCGCGCCCGGCCGCAGAATCGTTCTCGCCGCCCGCCGCAGCACCGAACTCGCCGCCGAGCGGCAGGCGCTGCTCGATGCGGGCGCGTCCGCGGTGGACTGCGTGGAGTTCGACGCCGACGACCTCGACAGCCACGAGAAGCTGCTGAGGTCCGTCGTCGACGCGCACGGTCCGCTGTCGGTGGCGGTGCTGGCATTCGGCATTCTGGGCGACCAGGCGCGCGCCGAGCGGGACGCACGGCACGCCGTCGCCGTGGTCCACACCGACTACGTCGCGCAGGTCTCTGTGCTCACCCACCTCGCCACCCTGCTCCGGGAGCAGCGGTCGGGACGGATAGTGGTGTTCTCGTCCGTCGCGGGGGTGCGGGTGCGCCGCGCCAACTACGTCTACGGGTCGGCCAAGGCCGGCCTGGACGGGTTCGCCTCAGGTCTGGGTGACGCCCTCCACGGCAGTGGTGTGTCCCTGCTGCTCGTGCGATCCGGCTTCGTGATCGGCCGGATGACCGAGGGAATGTCGCCCGCGCCGATGTCGAGCACGCCCGGGCAGGTCGCGGACGCGGTCGTGCGGGGCCTGCGCCGCGGCGCAGGCCGAGTGTGGGTGCCGGGACGGTTGCGACCGGTGTTCTTCGTCATGCGACTGCTGCCGCAGGCGATCTGGCGCCGGATGCCGCGATGA
- a CDS encoding DEAD/DEAH box helicase: MTTGDTTGGTELDVFSAQLGFVLDPFQINACRALEGGHGVLVCAPTGAGKTVVGEFAVHLALAAGRKCFYTTPIKALSNQKYAELVRRYGKDTVGLLTGDSSINSGAPVVVMTTEVLRNMLYADSAALRGLSHVVMDEVHFLADRFRGAVWEEVILHLSEDVRLVSLSATVSNAEEFGAWMETVRGDTTVVVDENRPIPLWQHIMVGKRLFDLFDTRARSGDARRDLVVDQDLVRHVKQRQALERADSWEPRGRGRRGGGRGYSSDFRPLPRPEVISRLDDEGLLPAITFIFSRAGCDAALAQCLRSRLDLTTPEQVAEIRTIVDAHTAELPKADLEVLGYWEWRKALERGLAAHHAGMLPAFRQTVEELFVKGLVRAVFATETLALGINMPARTVVLERLVKYNGEAHAELTPGEYTQLTGRAGRRGIDIEGHAVVLWQPGVEPVDVAGLASTRTFPLRSSFRPGYNMTINLVDRMGAAESRALLERSFAQFQADRSVVGLTRGIERNEAALTTLSERLGGEDGEYFEYARLREELSSRERSLERAGRTERRDAAVASLVALRRGDVIAIPVGRHSGLAVVLEPDRDPTDPKPLILTEAKWAGRVSAGDFPEPARSLGSMRLPRRFDHHTARVRRDLASALRSTGIVAPGRRKRKKSGAAGDDAEIARLRRAIRQHPCHSWPDREQLSRIGERYNRLARETETMRQKAAATTNSLARTFDRILSLLAERDYVSAGEHPDATEHGTRLSRIYCESDLLVAECLRQGVWKGLGPAELAAVASAVIFESRREGDTVESGGPGALRHALDETVRVWRELKADEIRHKLPPTREPDFGFAAAIYHWASDNSLVEALIAAGDQGRALSAGDFVRWCRQVIDLLEQVRSTSPDPEVGKAAGRAVAAIRRGVVAVDAA, from the coding sequence GTGACAACAGGTGACACGACCGGCGGCACCGAACTCGATGTGTTCTCGGCGCAGCTCGGCTTCGTGCTCGACCCCTTCCAGATCAACGCCTGCCGCGCGCTCGAGGGTGGCCACGGCGTCCTCGTCTGCGCCCCGACCGGCGCGGGCAAGACGGTGGTCGGCGAATTCGCCGTGCACCTGGCGCTGGCGGCCGGTCGCAAGTGCTTCTACACCACACCGATCAAGGCGCTGAGCAATCAGAAGTACGCGGAACTGGTGCGGCGGTACGGCAAGGACACCGTCGGGCTGCTGACCGGAGACTCGAGTATCAACTCGGGCGCCCCGGTGGTGGTGATGACCACCGAGGTGCTGCGGAACATGCTGTACGCCGATTCCGCGGCGCTGCGCGGGTTGTCGCACGTCGTCATGGACGAGGTGCACTTCCTGGCCGACCGGTTCCGCGGGGCGGTGTGGGAAGAGGTGATCCTGCACCTGTCGGAGGACGTCCGGCTCGTCAGTCTGTCGGCGACCGTCAGCAACGCCGAGGAGTTCGGTGCGTGGATGGAGACGGTGCGCGGCGACACCACAGTGGTGGTCGACGAGAACCGCCCGATCCCGCTGTGGCAGCACATCATGGTCGGGAAACGGCTGTTCGACCTGTTCGATACGAGGGCGCGTAGCGGGGATGCCCGCAGGGATCTGGTGGTCGACCAGGATCTGGTGCGTCACGTCAAGCAGCGGCAGGCCCTCGAGCGGGCCGACTCGTGGGAACCGCGGGGCAGGGGGCGCCGCGGCGGCGGCCGCGGGTATTCCAGCGATTTCCGGCCGCTGCCCCGGCCGGAGGTGATCTCCCGCCTCGACGACGAGGGGCTCCTTCCGGCGATCACGTTCATCTTCAGCCGGGCCGGGTGCGACGCCGCGCTGGCGCAGTGCCTGCGATCGCGCCTCGATCTGACGACGCCGGAGCAGGTCGCCGAGATCCGGACCATCGTCGACGCCCACACCGCCGAACTTCCGAAGGCCGATCTGGAGGTCCTCGGGTACTGGGAATGGCGCAAGGCGCTGGAGCGGGGCCTCGCCGCGCACCACGCGGGAATGTTGCCGGCGTTCCGGCAGACGGTCGAGGAGTTGTTCGTCAAGGGGCTGGTCCGGGCCGTATTCGCCACCGAGACGCTGGCGCTCGGCATCAACATGCCCGCCCGCACCGTCGTGCTCGAACGCCTCGTCAAGTACAACGGCGAGGCCCACGCCGAACTCACCCCGGGGGAGTACACCCAGCTCACAGGCCGGGCGGGACGTCGCGGCATCGACATCGAGGGCCACGCGGTGGTCCTGTGGCAGCCCGGGGTGGAACCGGTGGACGTCGCCGGGCTGGCGTCCACCCGCACGTTCCCGCTGCGCAGTTCGTTCCGTCCCGGCTACAACATGACGATCAACCTGGTCGACCGCATGGGTGCGGCGGAATCGCGGGCCCTGCTGGAGCGGTCGTTCGCCCAGTTCCAGGCCGACCGGTCGGTGGTCGGCCTGACCCGCGGCATCGAACGCAACGAGGCCGCGCTCACCACGCTCAGCGAACGCCTCGGCGGCGAGGACGGCGAGTACTTCGAGTACGCACGCCTGCGGGAGGAACTGAGCAGCCGGGAACGGTCGCTCGAACGCGCAGGCCGGACCGAACGCCGGGACGCCGCCGTCGCATCGCTCGTCGCTCTGCGGCGCGGCGACGTGATCGCGATCCCCGTGGGACGGCACTCCGGTCTGGCGGTGGTGCTCGAACCGGACCGGGACCCGACGGACCCGAAGCCGTTGATCCTCACCGAGGCGAAGTGGGCGGGCCGGGTGTCGGCGGGCGACTTCCCCGAGCCGGCACGGTCTTTGGGATCGATGCGGTTGCCGCGACGCTTCGATCACCACACCGCCCGGGTGCGACGCGATCTGGCATCGGCGTTGCGCAGCACCGGAATCGTCGCGCCGGGCCGGCGGAAACGGAAGAAGTCGGGTGCGGCCGGCGACGACGCCGAGATCGCGCGGCTGCGGCGTGCCATCCGGCAGCATCCGTGCCACAGCTGGCCCGACCGTGAGCAGCTGAGCCGGATCGGTGAGCGCTATAACCGGCTGGCCCGCGAGACGGAGACGATGAGGCAGAAGGCCGCCGCCACGACGAACTCGTTGGCGCGCACGTTCGATCGGATCCTGTCGCTGCTCGCCGAACGCGACTACGTCTCGGCGGGTGAGCACCCCGATGCCACCGAGCATGGCACCCGGTTGAGCCGGATCTATTGCGAGAGTGACCTCTTGGTGGCCGAGTGCCTCCGGCAGGGGGTGTGGAAGGGACTCGGGCCCGCGGAGCTCGCGGCCGTCGCGTCGGCCGTGATCTTCGAATCGCGCCGCGAGGGGGACACCGTCGAGAGCGGCGGTCCGGGAGCGCTGCGGCACGCCCTCGACGAGACCGTGCGGGTGTGGCGGGAACTGAAGGCGGACGAGATCCGGCACAAGTTGCCGCCCACCCGTGAACCGGACTTCGGCTTCGCCGCCGCGATCTACCACTGGGCCAGCGACAATTCGCTCGTCGAGGCGCTGATCGCGGCGGGAGACCAGGGGCGCGCACTGTCGGCCGGCGACTTCGTGCGGTGGTGCAGGCAGGTGATCGACCTCCTCGAACAGGTCCGGTCGACGTCACCCGATCCGGAGGTCGGCAAGGCCGCAGGTCGTGCGGTCGCAGCGATCCGCCGTGGCGTCGTCGCCGTGGATGCTGCGTGA
- a CDS encoding M24 family metallopeptidase — translation MSSLGASTSRFPTTIYADRIARAGALARDAGLDGLLITPGPDLRYLLGSRAESFERLTCLVIPANGDTASVVVPRLELAALTESATSELGLTVRDWVDGVDPYALVSGLLPSPARTAVTDAMPALHLIPLSEALGALPVLATDVLRELRMVKDDAEIDALRRAGQAIDRVHARMGEFLKVGRTEAEVAADITAAILDEGHTEAAFVIVGSGPHGADPHHEVSERVVESGDVVVIDIGGPVEPGYNSDSTRTYSMGEPDPGVAKKFAVLEEAQAAAVALVRPGVTAEAVDAAARDLLAAQGLADVFVHRTGHGIGLSVHEEPYIVSGNAIELTEGMAFSVEPGIYFRGEWGARIEDIVIVTADGCEPVNTRPHGLTVLPG, via the coding sequence ATGAGTTCCCTCGGCGCATCGACTTCACGTTTCCCGACGACCATCTATGCCGACCGGATCGCCCGCGCAGGCGCCCTGGCCCGCGATGCCGGACTCGACGGCCTCCTCATCACGCCCGGACCGGATCTGCGGTATCTGCTGGGTTCGCGCGCGGAGTCGTTCGAACGGCTCACCTGCCTGGTGATTCCGGCGAACGGCGACACGGCGTCCGTGGTCGTGCCGCGGCTCGAACTGGCCGCGCTCACCGAATCCGCCACGTCCGAACTGGGTCTGACGGTCCGCGACTGGGTGGACGGGGTGGACCCGTACGCACTGGTGTCGGGTCTGCTGCCGTCCCCTGCGCGGACCGCCGTGACGGATGCGATGCCGGCGCTGCACCTTATTCCGCTGTCGGAGGCGCTCGGGGCGCTGCCGGTCCTGGCCACCGACGTGTTGCGGGAGCTGCGGATGGTCAAGGACGACGCGGAGATCGACGCGCTGCGCCGGGCCGGTCAGGCCATCGACCGGGTCCACGCCCGGATGGGGGAGTTCCTGAAGGTCGGCCGTACCGAGGCCGAGGTGGCGGCGGACATCACCGCGGCGATCCTCGACGAGGGGCACACCGAGGCGGCGTTCGTCATCGTCGGCTCGGGACCGCACGGCGCCGACCCGCACCACGAGGTGTCCGAGCGGGTCGTCGAGTCGGGTGACGTGGTGGTCATCGACATCGGCGGACCCGTCGAACCCGGGTACAACTCCGACTCCACCCGCACCTACAGCATGGGTGAGCCCGATCCGGGTGTGGCGAAGAAGTTCGCGGTGCTCGAGGAGGCGCAGGCGGCGGCGGTCGCCCTGGTGCGTCCCGGCGTCACCGCCGAGGCGGTCGACGCGGCCGCCAGGGACCTGCTGGCCGCGCAGGGGCTCGCCGACGTGTTCGTGCACCGGACCGGGCACGGAATCGGTCTGTCGGTGCACGAGGAGCCGTACATCGTGTCGGGTAACGCGATCGAACTGACCGAGGGGATGGCCTTCAGCGTGGAGCCGGGAATCTACTTCCGCGGGGAGTGGGGTGCCCGCATCGAGGACATCGTCATCGTGACCGCGGACGGCTGTGAGCCGGTCAACACCCGGCCGCACGGGCTGACGGTTCTCCCGGGCTGA
- a CDS encoding cobalt-precorrin-6A reductase, translated as MARILILGGTGEARALAAALADVPGVEAVSSLAGRVRDPRLPVGDVRIGGFGGADGLAEWLRVHPVDAIVDATHPFAAQITSNAADAAHRRGIPLMVLRRPEWSPRPGEDWHGAAGLADAAALLPDLGTRVFLTIGRQGVDAFADLHALWFLIRAIDPPDVAMPPNSTLLLARGPFAVADETALMREHRIDVLVTKNSGGGQTDAKLDAARALGVPVLMIRRPLLPPATETVGDVAGAVAWIGALTR; from the coding sequence GTGGCGCGGATCCTGATCCTCGGCGGCACCGGGGAGGCCCGAGCGCTCGCGGCGGCACTCGCGGACGTTCCGGGCGTCGAGGCCGTGTCCTCCCTCGCCGGCCGGGTCCGTGACCCGCGCCTGCCCGTGGGTGACGTGCGGATCGGCGGTTTCGGGGGAGCGGACGGACTCGCGGAGTGGTTGCGCGTGCACCCCGTCGACGCGATCGTGGACGCGACGCACCCGTTCGCGGCGCAGATCACGAGCAACGCCGCCGACGCCGCGCACCGCCGCGGCATCCCACTGATGGTTCTCCGGCGCCCCGAGTGGTCGCCGCGCCCGGGCGAAGACTGGCACGGCGCCGCAGGCCTGGCCGACGCCGCCGCACTGCTGCCCGATCTGGGAACGAGGGTCTTCCTCACCATCGGCAGGCAGGGCGTCGACGCGTTCGCGGACCTGCACGCGCTGTGGTTTCTGATCCGCGCGATCGATCCGCCCGACGTGGCGATGCCGCCGAACTCGACCCTGCTCCTCGCGCGCGGGCCGTTCGCGGTCGCCGACGAGACCGCACTGATGCGTGAGCACCGCATCGACGTCCTCGTCACCAAGAACAGCGGCGGCGGTCAGACCGACGCGAAACTCGACGCCGCACGCGCGCTGGGCGTCCCGGTACTGATGATTCGCCGTCCGCTGTTGCCGCCTGCGACGGAAACGGTCGGCGACGTCGCGGGGGCCGTCGCCTGGATCGGCGCCCTCACGCGCTGA
- a CDS encoding DUF4333 domain-containing protein, whose product MSGPYGPNDPNGQWAQGQQPGQGNPDQTGGQYGAPQYGQQPPAQPWGQQPGQPQQPGQPQWGQQPQQPGQPQWGQQPQPGQLGQPGPGQWGQQPQQPGQPQWGQQPGQPQQWGQAPGQQQWGQPPSSGKSKLPLIIGGVVALLVIVGIALVLAFTVFGTDTLDQKAAEDGVERIVTDSYGAENVSGVTCPSGQEVKKGNSFTCSLTVDGEKKQVTLTFTDDKGTYEVSRPS is encoded by the coding sequence ATGAGCGGCCCTTACGGACCGAACGACCCGAACGGGCAATGGGCCCAGGGACAGCAACCGGGCCAGGGTAATCCTGACCAGACCGGCGGGCAGTACGGCGCGCCGCAGTACGGTCAGCAGCCGCCCGCCCAGCCGTGGGGTCAGCAACCGGGTCAGCCCCAGCAACCCGGGCAGCCGCAGTGGGGTCAGCAGCCCCAGCAGCCCGGCCAGCCGCAATGGGGTCAGCAGCCGCAGCCCGGTCAGCTCGGACAGCCGGGCCCGGGGCAGTGGGGCCAGCAGCCTCAGCAGCCCGGGCAGCCGCAGTGGGGTCAGCAGCCGGGTCAGCCGCAGCAGTGGGGACAGGCCCCCGGTCAGCAGCAGTGGGGGCAGCCGCCGTCCTCGGGGAAGTCGAAGCTGCCGTTGATCATCGGCGGTGTGGTGGCGCTGCTCGTGATCGTGGGTATCGCGCTGGTACTGGCGTTCACGGTGTTCGGCACGGACACCCTCGATCAGAAGGCGGCGGAGGACGGTGTCGAGCGCATCGTCACCGATTCGTACGGCGCCGAGAACGTGTCCGGTGTCACCTGCCCCTCGGGTCAGGAAGTGAAGAAGGGCAACAGTTTCACGTGCAGCCTCACCGTGGACGGTGAGAAGAAGCAGGTCACTCTCACCTTCACCGACGACAAGGGCACGTACGAGGTGAGCCGCCCGAGCTAG
- a CDS encoding 5'-3' exonuclease — MTGPLLLLDGASLWFRAYYALPDSITSPDGRSVNAVRGFTDMVAALITKHQPSRLAVCLDLDWRPAFRVEAVPTYKAHRVAEDTGGAEEEVPDTLSPQVPMILDVLAATGIATAGAEGLEADDVLGTLAATETRDPVVVVTGDRDLLQVVTDDPVQVRVLYVVRGLAKAELLGPEEVAAKYGVPADRAGEAYAELALLRGDSSDGLPGVKGIGEKTASSLIMQYGSLDALRAAAVDPESDMAKGARAKFAAAADYLDAALPVVRVVRDADVELSREDTLPAEPVDADRLGRLADELGIENSVGRLTAAMKKVAAARVP; from the coding sequence ATGACAGGGCCTCTGCTTCTCCTCGACGGTGCCAGCCTGTGGTTTCGCGCGTACTACGCGCTACCCGACTCGATCACCTCACCCGACGGTCGATCCGTCAACGCAGTGCGCGGATTCACCGACATGGTGGCCGCACTGATCACCAAGCACCAGCCGTCCCGGCTCGCGGTGTGCCTCGACCTGGACTGGCGGCCCGCGTTCCGCGTCGAGGCGGTACCCACCTACAAGGCGCACCGGGTCGCCGAGGACACCGGCGGGGCGGAGGAAGAGGTCCCCGACACCCTGTCGCCACAGGTCCCGATGATCCTGGATGTCCTGGCCGCCACCGGAATCGCGACGGCAGGCGCGGAAGGCCTCGAAGCCGACGACGTTCTCGGCACCCTCGCCGCCACCGAGACACGCGACCCGGTCGTCGTCGTCACCGGCGACCGCGACCTCCTGCAGGTCGTCACGGACGACCCGGTGCAGGTTCGGGTGCTGTACGTGGTGCGCGGACTCGCCAAGGCCGAGTTGCTCGGGCCCGAAGAGGTGGCAGCCAAGTACGGGGTGCCCGCCGACCGGGCCGGTGAGGCCTACGCCGAACTCGCGCTGCTGCGCGGCGACTCGTCCGACGGGCTGCCGGGCGTGAAGGGCATCGGTGAAAAGACCGCGTCCAGCCTGATCATGCAATACGGATCCCTCGACGCACTGCGGGCCGCGGCCGTCGATCCGGAATCCGACATGGCGAAGGGTGCGCGCGCGAAGTTCGCCGCCGCGGCCGACTATCTCGACGCGGCACTGCCGGTGGTGCGGGTGGTGCGCGACGCGGACGTCGAACTGTCCCGCGAAGACACGCTGCCCGCCGAACCGGTCGACGCGGACCGACTCGGCAGGCTCGCGGACGAACTCGGAATCGAGAACTCCGTGGGACGCCTCACCGCGGCGATGAAAAAGGTGGCCGCCGCACGGGTTCCGTGA
- the cobM gene encoding precorrin-4 C(11)-methyltransferase, whose amino-acid sequence MTVYFIGAGPGAADLVTVRAQRIIAASPVCLYAGSLVPQELLAECPEGARVIDTARLSLDEIVALLIEADAAGQDVARLHSGDPSIFSAVAEQVRRLESAGVAYTVVPGVPAFTAAAASLGRELTVPGVSQSIVLTRVSTLSTAMPEGEDLRSLGRSGATMVVHLGAHRIDQIVLELTENYGRDCPAAVVAFASRPDEIVLRGTLATIADQVKAAGVTKTAVVIVGKVLAAEGFPDSYLYSAARERTTH is encoded by the coding sequence ATGACGGTGTACTTCATCGGAGCCGGTCCCGGTGCGGCCGACCTGGTCACGGTCCGCGCGCAGCGGATCATCGCGGCCAGCCCGGTCTGCCTGTACGCGGGCAGCCTCGTCCCGCAGGAACTGCTGGCGGAATGCCCCGAGGGGGCGCGGGTGATCGACACGGCGCGTCTGAGTCTCGACGAGATCGTTGCTCTGCTGATCGAGGCGGATGCCGCCGGTCAGGACGTCGCCCGACTGCATTCGGGTGACCCGTCGATCTTCAGCGCCGTCGCCGAACAGGTCCGCCGGCTCGAATCCGCCGGGGTCGCATACACGGTGGTGCCCGGAGTGCCCGCGTTCACCGCGGCGGCGGCGTCGCTGGGGCGGGAACTGACCGTTCCCGGTGTGTCGCAGTCGATCGTGCTGACCCGCGTGTCCACGCTGTCCACCGCGATGCCGGAAGGTGAGGACCTGCGTTCCCTCGGCCGCAGCGGCGCCACGATGGTGGTGCACCTGGGGGCGCACCGGATCGATCAGATCGTCCTGGAACTCACCGAGAACTACGGCCGCGACTGTCCCGCCGCTGTCGTCGCGTTCGCGTCGCGCCCCGACGAGATCGTGCTGCGCGGCACCCTGGCCACCATCGCCGATCAGGTGAAGGCAGCGGGCGTCACGAAGACCGCCGTGGTGATCGTCGGTAAAGTGCTTGCTGCCGAGGGGTTTCCGGACAGTTACCTATATTCTGCCGCCCGCGAGCGCACCACCCACTGA
- a CDS encoding TIGR03618 family F420-dependent PPOX class oxidoreductase → MDRTPSTPIRLPDAALAFLGEYHLGTLTTLRKNGTPHVVAVGFTWDQEHGLARVITNGSSQKALNAERGGYGAVSQVDGPRWMTLEGPARVLTDPESVADAVARYAARYRQPRVNPTRVVVEIAVSRVLGSAALRHD, encoded by the coding sequence ATGGACCGCACCCCCTCCACCCCGATCCGGCTGCCCGACGCGGCACTCGCCTTCCTCGGCGAATACCACCTCGGGACGCTCACCACGCTCCGCAAGAACGGCACCCCGCACGTCGTCGCCGTCGGGTTCACCTGGGATCAGGAGCACGGGCTGGCACGGGTCATCACCAACGGCTCCTCGCAGAAGGCCCTCAACGCCGAACGCGGAGGGTACGGCGCGGTCAGCCAGGTGGACGGACCGCGCTGGATGACCCTAGAAGGCCCCGCCCGGGTCCTCACCGACCCCGAATCCGTCGCCGACGCCGTGGCCCGCTACGCCGCGCGGTACCGCCAGCCCCGGGTGAACCCGACACGGGTGGTCGTGGAGATCGCCGTCAGCCGCGTACTCGGCTCGGCTGCGCTGCGTCACGACTGA
- the cbiE gene encoding precorrin-6y C5,15-methyltransferase (decarboxylating) subunit CbiE, with translation MTDPIVVVGIGADGWDGLSPSARREIEAADVVMGSGRQLALIPESPAVRVAWPSPLVPALPGLFEQHHGRRVCVLASGDPMFHGIGVTLVDLLGADRVRVIPHPSSATLACARLGWAAHDTPVVSLVNRPVDTLVPALGDRTRLLVLSRDEHTPAAVAELLTGRGFGPSRLTVLGELGGPDESRLDGTASAWSHEPGPRLNVIAIDCRAESGALRLTRLPGLPDAAFTGDGQMTKHEIRALTLCALAPAAEEVLWDVGGGSGTIAIEWMRTNPLCRAVTFERSAARVDQITSNAAALGVPSLAVFGDAPAAFGDVPADLSAPDAIFVGGGVTQDGLLDECWSRLRVGGRMVANAVTAESEALLLQWFSHCGGQLRKFQVYRGEPLGGFTAWRPQLPVAQWSVTKQSKGVVA, from the coding sequence ATGACCGACCCGATCGTCGTCGTCGGTATCGGTGCCGACGGATGGGACGGTCTGTCGCCGTCCGCGCGACGCGAGATCGAGGCCGCCGACGTCGTGATGGGTTCGGGGCGCCAACTCGCGCTGATTCCGGAGTCGCCGGCGGTGCGGGTTGCCTGGCCGTCGCCGCTGGTTCCGGCGCTGCCCGGCCTGTTCGAGCAGCATCACGGCCGGCGGGTCTGCGTGCTGGCCAGCGGAGACCCGATGTTCCACGGCATCGGTGTCACCCTCGTCGACCTTCTCGGCGCGGACCGGGTGCGGGTGATCCCGCACCCGTCGTCCGCCACCCTGGCCTGCGCCCGCCTGGGCTGGGCGGCGCACGACACACCGGTGGTCAGTCTCGTGAACCGGCCCGTGGACACGCTCGTGCCGGCACTCGGCGATCGGACGCGACTGCTGGTGCTGAGCCGCGACGAGCACACCCCCGCGGCCGTGGCCGAACTCCTGACGGGACGGGGGTTCGGACCGTCGCGCCTCACCGTGCTCGGCGAACTGGGCGGGCCCGACGAGTCGAGGCTCGACGGAACGGCGTCGGCGTGGTCGCACGAGCCGGGGCCCCGGCTGAACGTGATCGCGATCGACTGCCGCGCCGAGTCCGGCGCCCTCCGGCTGACCCGGCTGCCGGGACTGCCGGATGCCGCGTTCACCGGTGACGGGCAGATGACCAAACACGAGATCCGCGCCCTGACGCTGTGCGCCCTCGCACCCGCGGCGGAAGAGGTGCTGTGGGACGTGGGAGGCGGATCGGGCACGATCGCGATCGAATGGATGCGCACCAACCCTCTTTGCCGGGCAGTGACTTTCGAGCGCAGCGCGGCACGCGTCGACCAGATCACGTCGAACGCCGCAGCGCTCGGGGTGCCGTCCCTCGCGGTGTTCGGCGACGCACCCGCGGCCTTCGGGGACGTGCCCGCCGACCTGTCCGCTCCGGACGCGATCTTCGTCGGCGGTGGCGTCACCCAGGACGGTCTGCTGGACGAGTGCTGGTCCCGGCTCCGGGTCGGTGGCCGGATGGTAGCCAACGCGGTGACGGCGGAATCGGAAGCGCTGCTGCTGCAGTGGTTCTCGCACTGCGGCGGGCAGCTCCGCAAATTTCAGGTGTATCGGGGGGAGCCGCTCGGTGGGTTCACCGCGTGGCGGCCGCAACTGCCGGTGGCGCAGTGGTCGGTGACGAAGCAGTCGAAAGGTGTTGTGGCATGA